A segment of the Curtobacterium sp. MCSS17_007 genome:
ATCCTGCGCTCGGGCGTCGACGCGACGCTGGAACCCCTGCACGGTGACGGTAGCGACGGTGATGCCTCGGGCGGCAACGGCAACGGCAACGGCAGCGGCGACGGCGACGGCGAGGGCAGCGACGCCGGGACCGGAGGCGGTCCGGACACGTGCCTGGCCGAGGAGCAGCCGCCCGTGCTGCCGTTCGACGCCTCCCGTCCGGACGACACCGCCGAGCACCGCCGCGACGGGGCCTTCGCGGTCCGCCTGGGCCTGGCCGAGGTGGCCTCGCTGGGGCGGAAGAGCGCCGAGGCGATCGTCGCCGAACGCGATGCGCACGGCCCGTTCACCGACATGTCCGACCTGGCACGCCGCGTACGTCTGACCACGGCGCAGCTGGAGGCACTTGCGGCGGCGGACGCCTTCGCCGGGCTCGGCATCGACCGGCGCAGCGGCATGTGGTCCGCCGCGCAGGCCGCAGCCGAGCGCCCGGACCAACTGCCCGACACGCAGGTGACGGTGCAGCCGCCGCTCTTCGGGCAGATGACGAGCGGGGACGTCCTGATCGCCGACATGTGGTCGACGGGCATGACCACCGACGACCACCCCGTGCGGCACGTGCGACCGCGCCTCGACGCCCGCGGGGCGCTCAGCGTGCTCGACACCGCGACGGCGGAGACCGGGCGGCGCGTCGAGGTCGGTGGGATCGTCACCCATCGGCAGCGTCCGGCGACGGCCTCGGGGATCACGTTCATGAACGTCGAGGACGAGACCGGACTGGTCAACGTGATCTGCAGCGTCGGGGTGTGGGGCCGGTACCGGCGGGTGGCACGGGAGTCACCCGCCGTGGTCGTGCGGGGCATCCTCGAGCGGTCACCGGACGGGGTCGTGAACCTCGTGGCGGACCGGATCGAGCACCTGCCCTTGTCGGTGCGGACCCGGTCGCGGGACTTCCAGTGAGCCCGTCCCGGGTCCGTGGCGCCGTCGCGGCCCGGGGACGGCAGCCGCCGGCCGGTCCGTTCCGCCTCCGTGTCCCCGCCACGGCCCGGGGAGGTCAGCCGGCGGCCTGCTCGTGCACCACGGGGACGCGGACGGTGACCTCGAGCCCGCCGGAGCGGACGTTACGGAGGGACGCCGTGCCTCCCGACCGTTCCGCGATGGCGCGCACGATCGCGAGTCCGAGACCGGAGCCGCCCGGCATCGGTGTCCCGCCGGTCGCCGGATCGGGGTCGCGGCGGGAGGTCCGGGCCTCGTCGGGCCGGGTGAACCGGTCGAAGGCGACCGGGATGAACGACTCGGGCACCCCGGGGCCGTCGTCCGTGACCTGGAGGACGCCCTCGTCGCCCTCGACCCGCCAGGACACGAAGACGCCGCCGCCGCGGGGGAGTGCCGCGACCGCGTTGCTCGCGGTGTTCGTGACGAGCTGGGCGATGCCACCGGTGTCGAGGCGGAAGTGCGGCTCGGCCGAGCGGCCGGAGCTGGGGTCGGTCCCCGAGCCGTCCCGACCCCCCACGCTGCTGCCGACGGTCGTCGGAGCCGGCGGCTCGAGGTCGAAGTCGACCGTGACGTCCTTCGCCGACGCGATCAGCCGGACGCGGTCGACGGCGGCCATCACCTCGTCGCCGAGGTCGCTCCACGAGGTCGTTGCCTGCGCGCCGTCCTGCTCGTGTCGTTCGGACTCTTCGATGCGGGACAGGGTGAGCAGGTCGTTGGCCAGCCGCGAGAGCCGCGCGACGCTGCGCTTGGCGCGGTCGATGTGCGCCGCGAGCGCGGCCGCGTCGTCACCGTCGAGCGAGGCCAGGTCGAGCTGCGTCGTGAGGATCGCGAGCGGGGTCCGCAGTTCGTGGCTGGCGTCCGACACCATCTGCCGCTCACGCTCGGTGGCCTGGCGGGTCCGGGCGAGGAACGCGTTGAGGGTGGTCGCGAGCGACGCGAGCTCGTCCTGCGCGGGGCCGACCGGGAGCTCGGCGCGCTCGGGGGCGACGGAGAGCCGCTCCGCCTCGCGACGCATCCGGTTGACCGGCCGGAGCGCCGCAGTGGCGAGGGCCCACGAGGCGATGCCGAAGGCGATGAGGATCGCCAGCCCGGTGAGCGACAGGGTCGTCGTCAGGTCGTCGACGACGATGGCCTCCGCCTGCGAGTTGCGTG
Coding sequences within it:
- a CDS encoding HAMP domain-containing sensor histidine kinase, translating into MTDPAPTPGSARRRGLPRPLRVLSLRARITIGSTAIAAVVIVLLVLVMRVSVVSVVASATRTLLDADVDPYVATLEVDSDPDLSAPGNAQLVAVVAPSGQIRLSTMPPRVERALGSLTSRPAGTSLITVSGSEYRVVIEHPVNQAGRWTVVAARNSQAEAIVVDDLTTTLSLTGLAILIAFGIASWALATAALRPVNRMRREAERLSVAPERAELPVGPAQDELASLATTLNAFLARTRQATERERQMVSDASHELRTPLAILTTQLDLASLDGDDAAALAAHIDRAKRSVARLSRLANDLLTLSRIEESERHEQDGAQATTSWSDLGDEVMAAVDRVRLIASAKDVTVDFDLEPPAPTTVGSSVGGRDGSGTDPSSGRSAEPHFRLDTGGIAQLVTNTASNAVAALPRGGGVFVSWRVEGDEGVLQVTDDGPGVPESFIPVAFDRFTRPDEARTSRRDPDPATGGTPMPGGSGLGLAIVRAIAERSGGTASLRNVRSGGLEVTVRVPVVHEQAAG